From the Oncorhynchus nerka isolate Pitt River linkage group LG28, Oner_Uvic_2.0, whole genome shotgun sequence genome, one window contains:
- the LOC115113032 gene encoding angiopoietin-2-like, with amino-acid sequence MFYVGLLVVLSSCLALGAGYRKTPDPTAAKRQYQIQNGPCSYTFLLPEQDNCKTPSSTYTNLVQKDDPAEYDESVQRLEQLENIIENNTQWLLKLENYIQENMKQEMFQIQQNAVHNHTAAMIEFGTNLLSQTVEQTRKLTNVEAQVINHTTRLERQLLENSLSTSKLEKQLIFQTNEITKLNDKNSYLEKRVGEMEEQRQVELKTLKEEKEQLSALVLRQTAVIEELEQQLLRATTNNSALQRQQQELLETVNNLINTISIPTGGGNKPTMMQDTPTTYPDCAAVYKSGNTDSGVYSLTLSNTTQEIKAYCDMETEGGGWTVLQKRFDGRVDFHRTWKEYKMGFGNPSGEYWLGNEFVSILTNQHPYVLRIQMMDWEENAGFSLYDQFSLGSEAENYRIHLKGYSGTAGKISSLGQPGSDFSTKDADNDKCVCKCSQLTTGGWWFDACGPSNLNGIFFQQGQNSNRFNGIKWYYWKGSGYSLKSTTMMIRPVDF; translated from the exons ATGTTTTATGTTGGCTTACTGGTGGTCTTGAGTAGCTGCCTGGCCCTGGGGGCAGGCTACAGGAAAACTCCAGACCCAACAGCTGCTAAGAGACAGTACCAGATCCAAAATGGCCCGTGCAGCTACACCTTCCTGCTGCCTGAGCAGGACAACTGCAAGACCCCAAGCAGCACCTACACCAACCTGGTCCAGAAGGACGATCCGGCAGAGTATGATGAGTCGGTCCAGAGGCTAGAGCAGCTGGAGAACATCATTGAGAACAACACACAGTGGCTCCTCAAG CTGGAGAACTACATACAGGAAAACATGAAACAAGAGATGTTCCAGATCCAGCAGAATGCAGTGCACAACCACACGGCAGCCATGATAGAGTTCGGAACCAACCTGCTgagtcagactgttgaacaaaCACGGAAGCTGACCAacgtagaggcgcag GTAATAAATCATACAACTCGGCTCGAACGTCAGCTTCTTGAGAACTCTCTATCAACGAGTAAGTTGGAAAAACAGCTCATTTTCCAAACAAATGAAATAACCAAGCTGAATGACAAAAACAG CTACCTGGAGAAGAGggtgggggagatggaggagcagAGGCAGGTGGAGCTGAAGACgctgaaggaggagaaggagcagCTCTCTGCACTGgtactgagacagacggctgtcATCGAGGAGCTGGAACAACAGCTGTTGCGGGCCACCACCAACAACTCTGCCCTGCAGCGGCAGCAACAGGAGCTGCTTGAGACCGTCAACAACCTCATCAACACAATCTCTATCCCCACAGGTGGAG GGAACAAGCCTACCATGATGCAGGACACACCAACCACATACCCAGACTGTGCTGCTGTCTACAAGTCAGGAAACACAGACAGTGGAGTCTACTCACTGACCCTTTCCAACACTACACAGGAGATTAAG GCTTACTGTGACATGGAGACAGAGGGGGGTGGATGGACGGTACTACAAAAACGATTTGATGGCCGTGTTGACTTTCACCGTACGTGGAAAGAGTACAAAATG GGCTTTGGAAACCCTTCAGGTGAATACTGGTTGGGAAATGAGTTTGTTTCGATACTGACCAATCAGCACCCATACGTCTTGAGGATACAGATGATGGATTGGGAGGAAAACGCAGGATTCTCACTATATGACCAGTTCTCTCTAGGCAGTGAAGCAGAAAACTACAG AATACACCTTAAAGGCTACAGTGGCACAGCAGGCAAAATTAGTAGCCTTGGTCAGCCGGGAAGTGATTTCAGCACAAAAGATGCAGACAACGACAAATGTGTTTGCAAATGCTCACAACTGACAACAGGAG GCTGGTGGTTTGACGCCTGCGGCCCCTCCAACTTGAACGGAATATTTTTCCAGCAGGGCCAGAACTCAAATCGATTCAATGGAATCAAATGGTACTACTGGAAAGGCTCAGGCTACTCACTGAAGTCCACCACAATGATGATCAGACCAGTAGACTTCTGA